The stretch of DNA CTCTTATAGAGCCTCCCTCATTTGATCTAGGGTTGGATGACATATATTTTCAAGAGGGGGAGGTAAGGGATGAAGCAGTGGAAAACCCCCCTGCCCGAGGCAGTTGCTGAGGAGCCGCCTATGGCTGAGACTGAGACAGTGGTGGCTGCAACATACAAGAGGGGGGAAACCGAGGGAGAAAACGTGGTGGTAAGTGAAGTTAGTTTGTGATGACAACATTTTGTTAATATCGCCTACAATGTTATTAGTCGGGGATGGCATTTGATTGTAGGTAGTTGTTGTTATCAGTTAAAAACAAGGCTCTCGTATTTTGAAGTATGTTTGAAACATGTTTAGTATGTTGTAAGTAATTGACATGAATGATGCTCATTTTGTATTCATGTCATGGAAGGCGGGTGTAACCTACACTAGTTGGTTGTGGTTAACTTGTGAatataagtatggtttgcttgtTGTTCACGTGCCAATGTAGATAATGTTGCCTTATAAACTTGCATTGTTAGCAATTTCTCGTTTGGTATTTTATTGGTCTATCTGATGGTAATTAGTCTAAAAGTGATGACATTTGGTTTCAAGCAAAATATGTCCCCATAAAAGTTGAAGCTGCTCAAAAAGACGCATATAATGTTGCCAATTCTGTAGTAAGTTGGATAAAGGATAAAATGGTTACAAATTGGTCAAATGACGCAACATAAAAGAAAATATATTGTAGGTGTAATATGTGACCATTAACAAGTTATTGTAGGTGAAATATAAGCATATAAAGTTTCCATTATGAAATATGTTGGATAAAATGATAATATGGTTACAGATAAATCAAATGACTCAACATAAAAAGAATTATTCTGATGGTGTAATATGTGAGCATTATGAGCTTATTTGAGCTTCTTTTGAAACAAGTTGTATAAATGAAAATATGGTTATAAAAAGTTACAAATGACACgacataaattaattaaattatgtgAGACTAATTTTATTCATTAAATTATAATGTTCACAGAGGACCATATAATGTTGCCATTTATATAATAAATTTGATAAATGATGCTTTGGTTACAAATAGTTGAAATGTcacaacataaaaaaaaatcatgTAGGTGAAAAATGTCTCCATTGGGGACTTATATGAGACATGTTTGTCAAGTTGTGAATTTGTCAAGATTCATGCAAGTTATATTGGACTCATAAACACCAAGTACACATTTTGGACTGATAAACATCAAGTACATATTTTCAGATTATTTGCACTGAGTTATCTGAAAGATGTTAACACATTATATTACAATATCACCAACTTCACATATGTGATCACAACAATATTAGATGGTCAGAACAGTTCAGAGATTTTTGCAAAATGTGATCACATGGATAATAGATGGTGACAATAGTTCAGGGATTTGCATAAGATGTAACCACATTATAAGATAATGTGGTTATATCTTCTCCAAAACGCTGTAGACCCAAAAAATTACACAAAATGTCCAAAATATGATCAGGCAAGTTCAGGCGACTTATAAAAGTCGTGGAACTGTAGTGTACAACTCCGCATTCGAAGCCACATTGTTACTTCCTTTTTTCGACCGCTTCTTTTTGGCCACACTGCTTGGTTTACGCTTACTCCTTCCCTTGGTAACTGATCGTATGGGGTCGAGTACGGCGGTAGCATCTAGAGCTGGTTCTGGCAGAGTATCTTCAGTGCTTATTTTATCCTTAAATAGTTGTTGAACCTCATCATTGGTTGTGGAGTACAACTTGTCAACAATTCCTCTTGCATCAGGGTCGTTTTGGCACTTTGCGATTAGATTGTACAGCTTTGTCATCACAGATCTCCGCCAATTTAAAGCTCCATTGGCAACGGCTCTACGCATATCAGTAGGAAGAATACGACTCCACACTTCTCTTTTAGCAAATTTAGTCCACCTCCTTAAGATGTACCAGGTAGAGATTTCAGTAACTGAGTGCATATGGAACACGCGGAGAATGTGGAAGCAAAGCATACCCATTTCCTGAAATTTCCGACAAGAGCACTCCACCATATTGTTTACGCAATCAAATGTCACATGATGAGTACTTCCTGAAACTCCAGGTGGATCAACACCATACAGCAGAATTGAATTTTCAGTTGAAAGTATTACGGCCCTTGTACCCATAGCCACAACAAACTCTTTCTCAAATAACCGAAACAATTCAATTGTGTACACTTGAGAGGTGTGTTGTAATAAGTCAACCAGAGGATACACGGAAGTAGGGGTCGACCTAATACAATTGAATTCTTTACGCTCCTCCTCGTCTCTCCACCTCTTAACTGTGCCTTCGTAAATATGATAGAATTCAGTCAAGGAAGTTGTCTTGGTCGCCGGAAAACCCATAGCATGATTGGTACTCTCACTCCTTTGGGAAGATATTATACCTGCAGAGAAGTACTCTTTGTTTAATGCAGTTGACCATTTCTCTTTTAATCCTTACAATATTTTAAACCACTCATTAGTTTGAAGCCCATAATCTGATATTATCTTCCTCCACGTTATTTCAAATTCGACCTCGCTATAGCAGCCGTTCAAGCATTTGTTGAATGCATTCTGAAATACTCGATCATGTTTTAACAAACCAAAGTGGGAGATCGCATTCTGTTGTATGTGCCACTGGCATAACCTATGTCTTGATGTTTTGTAAACCTGCAAGCCGCCAATAATGTCATGGTAACACACGTGAATTAATAGCAATGTATGTAAACAATGAAGAATAATATGTCACCATTTCTGCTCAGAAAGGTACCTCGTCAATTGCATTCTTCATTGCTAAGTCTTGATCGGTGAAGATAGTGACCGGGACAGTGTTCGTGCCCATAGACTCATTGAAGACATTGAATAACCACTCAAATGATTCTTGTTTCTCATTAGCCAAGAAAGCAAACCCGAACATAACATTAGACCAATGATTGTTTATACCAACAAATGCACCACATATGAGGTTGTACCTATTTTTTCGGTACGTGGTGTCAAAAATCAAAACATGATGATATAACAAGTAATCCTCTTTCATCATAGAATCCCGCCAAAACACGTTACATAACCTCCCGTCTTTTCCAAACTGAACTCGGAAGAAAAACACAGGATCCTTTGCTTGTCTACTCGCCAACAACCTCATTAGTGTTGACGCAGCACCACCCTCAATAGCTTTCATCTTCAGTCTATGCACAAAGTTAATATGGTCTCTTTTTGAGTGGCCCACTCAGGCCCGTCTAACTATGGGCGCACTGTGTGCACTTGCACTGGGCCTCAAATTTTTGGGGCCCAAACTTCAGGGTTATACtaattgagaaaaaaaaaaaaacgaagagTAAAGTTGGTAATTGAAGGAGCACCGTAACATCTACTCCAAATTCCAATTACTTACCTAAATCAATTCCTAAATCTAATCCTTCCCCAAATAAAATTATTTTCTTTCCCAGAAATATTAAATCTACTCCTTAATCTTCAACCTATCTAACGTTTCTTTTTTCTAATCATTTAAGGATGATTATTCCAAATCAATTATTCACAAATCATTCAAGTTTTCAATTAAAACTATTAGAATCAAAACTTTGTCAGTTTCATTTGTTGGCAAAAATTGCAGATTTACATTTGAATTCAAACGAAATTGGTAATATACTAATATTTCTTCTTAATTTTGATGAATTTTAATGTATTCAATCATAATGTTAATGATTAACgaatttaatgataatgcatttGCAAGTATTGGAAGTTGGTGTCGGAGATCAGTCGGGCAGCCGTAACGTCGAATACTTCTGTTGTTCTGGAATCCGGCATCAATAAGGTAGTTTTGTTTCATTACATATCTCTATTTCTAATATCATGTTACCTAGAATAAGAAAATTTGATTCTGGATCCGAAAACGGAAGAAAAAGAAGCGAATAGAACAGTTAGTTCATTCCCAAAAAGGCGCACTTGAtaaattattttgattttttcctCTTTTTAGTCAGATTTTATTTTCAGCATGATTTTTGGATAATTCCATTTTGGTGAATATTTGTATGTATTTTCAATTtgaatttaaatttaaatttaatCGAGTGTCGAAGAGTTATGGCTGCTAGTGAAGCGTTGTCGTTTAGTGTAGCTTCAGTAGTTGAAGATGTTCTTCAACAGCACGAAAATCGTCCCTCTAGACGTCTTGATTTAGATTCCCGAAGAGCTGAGGAAGCTGGTTCAACTCtctcttttttaaaaaaattgtgcaTTCAAATTTAGTTGGTGTAATTTTTTGAAAATGTGATTAATGCAAAAAATGTGGTTTTGATGATTGAATTATGTATGTATATAGCTTTAAGGAGATATGAAGCATTCAATTGGTCAAAGATGGTGGCGATAGTAGTTGCGAAAGATCTACCAAATGAGCCGTCGAAAGATCCTTTGCAATGTGTTGAACAAGGTTCAACCTGGGGCTGTATCAAAGGTGATTATAGTTTAGGTTGATTATCTATCTAGCTTTGTTAGTAGTTTACTGTATTGGATTGGTGGTGGTTTGCTGAATTATGTATTGGATTATAGACGAAAAACTACGCGAAAGAGTCGCTTTTCAAATAATTTGTAGATTgcattaatattttatataaatGTTATTTGATTTGTAAATTTTAGGCCTCATTTCTTTCTTTTGCACCGGGTCTCCACTCTTCTTGAGACGGCCCTGGGCCCACTagatcaccccccccccccccccgccgtTTTGGCTGCAATCCTATATTGCACGGTTGCGGGGACCATGGCTTCGGTCATGACCTCTATAAAGTCACCCTCTGCTT from Silene latifolia isolate original U9 population chromosome 10, ASM4854445v1, whole genome shotgun sequence encodes:
- the LOC141608381 gene encoding protein FAR1-RELATED SEQUENCE 5-like, whose translation is MKAIEGGAASTLMRLLASRQAKDPVFFFRVQFGKDGRLCNVFWRDSMMKEDYLLYHHVLIFDTTYRKNRYNLICGAFVGINNHWSNVMFGFAFLANEKQESFEWLFNVFNESMGTNTVPVTIFTDQDLAMKNAIDEVYKTSRHRLCQWHIQQNAISHFGIISSQRSESTNHAMGFPATKTTSLTEFYHIYEGTVKRWRDEEERKEFNCIRSTPTSVYPLVDLLQHTSQVYTIELFRLFEKEFVVAMGTRAVILSTENSILLYGVDPPGVSGSTHHVTFDCVNNMVECSCRKFQEMGMLCFHILRVFHMHSVTEISTWYILRRWTKFAKREVWSRILPTDMRRAVANGALNWRRSVMTKLYNLIAKCQNDPDARGIVDKLYSTTNDEVQQLFKDKISTEDTLPEPALDATAVLDPIRSVTKGRSKRKPSSVAKKKRSKKGSNNVASNAELYTTVPRLL